In the genome of Cryptomeria japonica chromosome 8, Sugi_1.0, whole genome shotgun sequence, one region contains:
- the LOC131032305 gene encoding RING-H2 finger protein ATL32 — MEKFVAEDRNSFLVGNLASIPTIKVVSMADNSINDNPEANHTDSGYDSQAIKIMGLLSFIFLIGFSVVCIRRRMTVGVSRQAGANNNVKGLDRAVIESFPVFSYNLVKGLKAQAKGSECAVCLSDFQDEELVRLLPKCSHAFHPECIDMWLWSHTTCPVCRASLLPADNSIPIATVEMQTPPEQVAIVIDNGNNETTNGASETSHDSMGHSLVRARTEMELPTEWYIDTPGGRMPGLHRSCSFIANHHSQAPSTSKARPVCSKPGGSQDDSGHGSKSKRWGHISMNSGSFLRSFTDHVATRTLERRGSMEQRSHKPHVGRTLSWVMAGERERNRAEGTENGSATSRHAIQFEGTSIVLSSKKVKGIPRFKSF, encoded by the coding sequence ATGGAGAAATTTGTTGCAGAGGACAGAAACTCTTTCTTAGTGGGCAATCTGGCATCTATTCCGACAATAAAAGTCGTGAGTATGGCAGATAACAGCATCAATGATAATCCCGAGGCCAATCACACTGACTCGGGCTACGATTCGCAGGCGATAAAAATCATGGGTCTGCTCAGCTTCATTTTCTTAATTGGCTTTTCTGTTGTCTGCATCCGCCGCCGCATGACCGTCGGAGTTTCCCGACAAGCGGGAGCTAATAATAACGTGAAGGGTCTGGATCGGGCGGTCATCGAGAGCTTCCCAGTATTCAGCTACAATCTGGTGAAAGGGCTCAAAGCCCAGGCCAAGGGATCGGAATGCGCCGTCTGCCTCAGCGACTTCCAGGACGAGGAATTGGTGCGTTTGCTTCCCAAATGTAGTCACGCTTTTCACCCGGAGTGCATCGACATGTGGCTCTGGTCGCACACAACGTGTCCTGTCTGTCGGGCCAGCCTTCTTCCAGCAGACAACTCCATCCCCATAGCCACCGTGGAGATGCAGACACCACCTGAGCAAGTCGCCATCGTTATTGACAACGGAAACAATGAAACAACGAATGGAGCTTCAGAGACGAGCCACGATTCGATGGGGCACTCGTTGGTAAGGGCGCGGACGGAGATGGAACTGCCGACGGAGTGGTACATCGACACGCCAGGCGGTCGCATGCCCGGGTTGCACAGGAGCTGCAGTTTTATAGCCAACCATCATTCTCAGGCTCCGTCCACTTCTAAGGCCCGGCCTGTGTGCTCCAAGCCGGGTGGTTCTCAGGATGATTCAGGGCACGGGTCGAAATCGAAAAGATGGGGACACATTTCTATGAATTCGGGTTCGTTTTTGAGAAGTTTTACAGACCACGTTGCGACTCGGACTTTGGAGCGACGAGGGTCGATGGAGCAACGGAGTCACAAGCCTCATGTGGGCAGGACTCTCAGTTGGGTTATGgcaggagagagggagaggaacaGAGCGGAGGGTACAGAGAACGGATCAGCTACCTCCAGACATGCCATTCAATTTGAAGGTACAAGTATTGTATTGTCTTCAAAGAAAGTAAAGGGCATCCCACGTTTCAAGTCGTTCTAA